In the genome of Hevea brasiliensis isolate MT/VB/25A 57/8 chromosome 14, ASM3005281v1, whole genome shotgun sequence, the window agTATTTTTGGAGATCCCAATATTTTCCCTCCTTCATACATTTATAGATAATttgtaaatatattatttaatggaTAATACAAATATTTAAAGTTATCTATAAAACTGAGTTTAAATACAATAAGCTGTGTCAAATTAATTAATGATTTTTAGTGTGGGAAGAAAGACTTCACTTTTACCATCTTTTTGTTGAAGAAACATCTCATGAtacttttgatttatttttattaataaaaataagaagTTGTATAACTTTTCTTGTTACTTTTACTTGATAGTGTTCTTATGTGATGAAAAACTCTTGATACCTATTTACTCgtgaaaaataattttctattctctatttttttttctaagaaaattttttaaaaaataaaaagcttGTTAacctataaataatataaaacaactttttaattaaaaaaataaaaaaattcaaatatttcacaattaaaaaataaatcatataaaatatattcaaaacttattttattttcaaaatattttaatgtgttattttaatttattttataataatatatttttaatcattttagataaatttttttctaagtaattatttaattttagttattataaaataattttgattataagaAAGTCATTGTTTTTTATTTGAAaacagttgaaaaataaaaattttattaaaaatgaaaataatagaaAACAACTTAAAATTATTTCCAATtcttagttaaattttaaaaatttgaaaaattgattttaaaattgaCACATATGAATataaaattctatttttttaatttttttagaaaattttctagaaaactactctaatttttcacaagtgAATAGACTTTATTTTCACCATATTTTTATAGAGTTAACATATACTTTTGCTTGAATAAAAATCCTTGGAAAaagtttttatttaataaatatttatttacatacaACTAGAATATAATGGAATTGTCTTTTAGAAAAATACTGTGGAAGTGTCTTTTAGGtgttttaataattttgatttagacccttattttaatttctcaaatttattgcatcatactTGCCttggtaaaaaaaaatttattaattttaaagttgattaattaattagtatagaaatttttctaaaattatatatatataaatcaaatTTGTAAGTTCGTAAAACGGGTATAAATAATATGCAATGCACGTTAAAAAAATACTAAAACAACAAGTTTTAATCTGACTAAACATAGATTTCTATCAAGCTTATTCTTATCAATTTCaacttcaaattaaaaaaaaaaaatctaatttcaATATGACTTCAGATCACAACTGTATTGTGGACATACCTATCATAACACATCAATTTCATACATAATTATGTCATTACTATTAGGAGATAACATTGAAAGAAACAGTCTTTATTAATAATAGTAACACAAATGTGCAAATATTCAATTTGCAAAAGTGATTTATTGACAATATTTAAATGATAAATTGGGTGCTTCTTCTCTCCCTCtctatttttcttctcttttctttttcatatgaaagACACATTATCATTTACATAACAATGAATCCGATCACCTTAAGCCTAACATGGCTATTGTAGTTCGCTGTAAAACAATGAAATGCCAATACAAGTAGAGAAAGCATAATTTAGATGGCTTCAcgcaaatttttcttttttcttctttaaaaGTTACACCACTGTTATCTCAGAGTTTTGTGCACTGTTGAAGCCCCACAGTGGCAAATGGCCGCTGTGATGAACTACCTTTTGGGAGGGGAATGCCAGAAAGGAAgtgttttgtcacgacccaacctatgggctggaccggcactaggacctgggccagcctaaagcccccgagacccgtagtaagcctaactgttcattaacccaactctaaggcccatttgggcccaatttcaagaaaccaaccggacagactccggccataaagtggacctttcaatggggagtttttgactcacccgacctgtaaacaaaatatatcatcaattggggagctcagctcaccctccacatactcatatcggcataaaaataaatgggagctcagctccctcatccaatccatcaaacatgcatataattttacaggtccacatgacaatttatattacagacccgaatcatttaaatatttctaacacatgcggaaattctaggagtaaataaaattacaaaactattgataaacaacctgcgaaggagaaaagcaggttaaccacaataaaatcctcctgtagcctgagaaaaaatattgaacaggagtgagcgttcgactcagagagtaaaatatcaattttaaccataatctctataactatctaaaactaatgcaacctgtggaatgaagtgcaacatcagcaataaattcacatcatagcatcagaaaggtaatttggagcactcacacaccctgtagtatcaatcataacatatgggagccgatcctatacgactctcttaaatccaactcggtgcctgaattactcaagctcggacttccacttaataaccaaatcgagggtcccagaattactcaagccgtgactaccctcgaaggatcgggtcccaattactcaagccgtgactaccccgtcctatccatagtacacaccacatcacacgcacgccaacgcacgcacactgctccaaattaccacaacaacatccatggcacatcaacagttatgaatgcaacataaatcgtgcctagagtttaactacataaatatatgcatataagtgatgcatgggcatgcttgaacatataataatatcgaaattacaattaaaattaatattctactcacagacttgacgacaatcactgtggcggctgggcggaggaagaaggctgtcccggctcacctgacaattttattacaatcatttaataaatctgactcaatacaaacaaagaaaaagaccaatacgtcctaagtcgtgccgaaaatccggcagaatcttccctatacctaggacctacccaacctgcaaaagggctcaaaacacacttctatatccacaatccatatatccacaactcaatcacatcacacagcccctcctgggcccatcaaatcaatcattcatcacaatatgtaaaatttcaatttagtccttataattgatcatttttgcaaaaactgctcaaataagctctaaaaattataaaactctgccccgcggtccttagaaatattactaagctattgcaaaaagaatcgtaattttctaagctaccacgaatattttatggatttttaatcctatttaagcactagaaaattacgaaaaagcaaggttcgggtttacctttgccgattccgacttcgggaacgcgctcgggatgcctgacaatggtggggtagccaaaacctcgatccaattcggagacttttccggtagctggtctgtctggccggaaattcacagatccggacaactgtcgaatttccgcgaattgaggatacctacacgaagcccaataataatatataaaaatcaggggtgttacatgtttaaTCATTGAAAGTGATCTTTCAGGCTGGTATGATGGTACTTGATGTCCAGCACCTCTTACTGTAACAAATGTCAAGTCCCCTTGATACACCTGCGAGTACCCACCAACCTGAAAAACATACAATTTTCAGTTTCTTTGCTTGGTTTTGATCTAGATAACGagtgcttgcaagaaaatttgcGGACCTAATAGGCCTCTACAAAATAATTACCTCCCCGTTAAGGTACCATGGATACCATTCAGTTTTTGTGGGAAGTTTCATTTTTGCAATTGAGTACTGTGTAGAAGTTACAGGTACCCTTCCATCTGTATCACCACTGCAAGCCATTGTAACAAAAGATTTTAGCATAATGATTATGAGCATAGAAGATTTTTGCAAAGTAATTTAGGCCCCATGAGCAAGTAGGAATCACCATTCACCAATAAGCTACATAATGATTATGAGGATAATGGTTATAGTCACAGGTTTTTGAAACTTACCTGTATATCCAAACTCTTAATCCATTTGCCATGAATTCCTGTAGTAAGGGAATAACGGTTGATGGGCTATCCTTCCAACTATCCAATATATCACTGCAAGGTTCCCAATCATGATTAAGCTTAGTGACATTGGCATGCATGGCTTCTTGGACCTCAGGAGTATTGAAATAAGCATGCACATAATAGTCACTGCACGGATCAAAATACGCCAACTGAAAAACAAAGACAACCAAGTTACATATGTTATTTCCCTCCTATATTTACATATGTGAATCCCCACAAGGAATTGGGTTTATAATTAAACTTACCGAGGCCTGCTTGGGCTTGGCTGTGAGATTTCCATTGTGGCACAAAGGCCAGTAGATGTTATAAATATCAATATCAGCCGTATCATGATCGGCTTTGCCAGAAGCTAAATTGCACTCTCTGGACTGCTTGCTGACAAAATCAGGTGAGAAATTACAGTACTGATGGATCTTTTGCACTGTTTCTGGTGAAGTTAAAGCATGATTTCCGTAGTAGTCATACATCCCTAGATTATCTGTTTCGTCATTGATTACTGCATTTCCAATCTGCATTTTCACATAGATATGGTTACTACGTTTAATATCTTTTTTAAAGTAAGAGAATGGACAGTGGGCCACATACTGCAATTCCTTTGAGGTTGATGATGGTTTGGTTGGCCTTCTTGTTATGGTAAAGAATGGTATGTGCAAGTTGAGGCACGTAATGCCCTGCGTAGCTTTCCCCAGAAATGTACAAGTCCCTACTTTTATATTCAGGAAATCTTTTCAACCAATGTCTCAAAAACAAATAATTATCTGCAGCTGTTTTTCTATCTCCAAAGTCATTATAATCGGATGTCCTGTTAGAGTATGAAAACCCTACTCCAGCAGGCGACTCTAAAAACAGAACATTTGCAGCTGAAAGAAAGttaaaaagaaaaggaagaaaattaaTCCCAGTTTGGaatatgaaattttacaaatttaattCAGTTGATTTCTTTGTAGTTAATCTCATATTTATAATTAAAGAAAGAATTCTattctttttaacttaaaaaatttcattttcaaaaataaattgtATGAGAATTCAATTTAAAATGATTTATTTCAAATTAAACCTGAGTTTTCATTCATAGAATTATGTTCAGATCGAGAAATCAATCAACTGAaactaaaggaaaaaaaaaattaattcagaAAAGATTTTTAAAAATACAGCTAATTAAGATATAAACCATTGATAATTACGCAAATATTCAGCTATTAAACTATAAAAATCTTAGTTTAGAAAAGAAGAAGGTACCCTCATTCCATGAAAAATTGTTGTTATAAAGTGTTTTGCCATCACTATGTACTCTAAATGGTCCAAGCTCTTCCATTGCTCCGTAAGCCAGAGATGAGCAACCAGGGCCTgtgaagaacaaaaaaaaaattaataaagtaaTATTAGCAATGGAATTAACCAAAAAAATTGGGCATGCAATTATATCATTATGCCATAATAAAATAAAGTGATTAATTATGggataattttgattttaatgagCAATTTTCTGTTTTGTTAGTTACCTACTTTTATGATTAATTAAGAAgataaaaatataaacaaatttttttaagaaactaaaaattatattataaaacacTGATatgcatatattttatattttaattaatttttctgttattctaattattttatttgaGATATCATCATCTACTGATAAATAGTAATGTATTACAAGAACATTAATTGAATATCAAGTATTgcatgaatatgaaagagaatgcgTAACTAATACAGTGATTGATGATAGATAAGATACCAACTCTCTGTTAAGATTATTGACATTTCTGTAAATCATtctctcatttaaaaaaaaaaataaaaagtgctTAAAATCCATTCATTTAAACAAATCGCCCACTAAATCActaatttattgaaaaaaaaataaggatAAAAAATAAAAGGGTATAGGGAAAATGATTATAATTAAGGGAAAATTATTGACCAGATTCGGTTATCAttaggggtgagcagatttcggttcaaatcgaaaaattaaatcgaaccgaattaattcggttcaatcgtttgattttaaaatttaatcgattcggttcggttttatattataaaaatttcaattagtttggttcgattcgattttaaaaagaaaaaaatcagttaaactgaatcaaaccgaattgtaattttatatattcaaatcgaaccgaatcgatttttgaattgatttattttcatggggaatttattaattatatttaattatatatataaattatttaatttcattgattaatggttactaggttcaaaccaaagtcaaaattagaccaaataacttgaaaatcaaggttaaattaaaaaataatcaaaaattaaaaacaatcggtttgaatcgaatcgaatcgaaatagagtggtttgattcgatttgatttttcattaatttcaatttgattcggtttttaaaatatgtaattcgatttttataatttaattgggTTCGGTTTGAACCAAATGCTCACCCCTAGTTATCATGAAACCAATATACAATATATCTTTACATATAAAATAGGTGAAACTcacataatatatattttaaattcatgataaATCAAGTCTAAGTAAGTTTTCCACTAATTACCTCCATTCAGCCACAGAAGAAGGGGCAATGACTCTTTTGAATGCTTAGCttcaacaaaataataataataagccctCCCAGCTGATTTATCCACAGTAATATAACCaccatattgttcaaatgccACCTTAGGTTGCCCAGGCAAGCTCTGAATCCTATCATTTTTTTTAGAGCCTCCAACTGATGATAGATTTATACCAAAAAGAGTATCAACTATTTGCTTGTTCGCATCTGtaatttcctcttcttggcttagATCAATCACCTCAAAAGGCCTTTTATCAATGCCGGAGTTTTCACTAAACTTGGCCTTGTTGAATTTTCCGAGTACTTCACCTTCCTTTGCTCCATAGCTTTCAGCCACAAAGCATGAAAGAATAAGAAAGAAAACAAGAAGAAAACATGGGTTTCTCTCCATGGTGTGTGAAGCTTCAGGGTTTTGATTTGtggatttaaacaaatttaaggtGTTTATATAGTGATCCTTTAAGAGGACTACCAAATGTAGATTCATATAGTTGTTGGAATTCTAAAATTGTATTTCACAGCTCAGTTTTTGCAGGTGATCTCATTGGTGAGGTTGGCCAATGCCTTTTTTTATTTCGGACAATGCATTTAGTCTATATAACTAGAAGGTGCCTTTCATAATCTTCCATTAAAGTATTCCAATAATTATTGGGGTTTTAAAACCATGATCTATTTCCTCTTTCGCCATGTCTTTTTCCAAAAGAAATTCATGATAAGATCATATTTTATGCATTAAAAATATCCTATTAACTTCATACAAGAGACCATAAATTAACCATAAAGATTGCTTTATTATTTCAAATAGTAAAATATATTATActttcaaaaaatattttaaatattattatcttattttatttaataattattgaaattcaaGCATTGTAGTGGGCTTGCAAAACAAATTCTGGCTTCCATCCTGACTATATGTGAATTATCTTGCGCTTGCAGAAACTGTTAGAAAATAACTAATGTCACACTTGATACTGGATTAATAAaggataattatttttaatttatcattaatattatttaaatgtttaaaatattaaatattaattttaaaaatcaaattaataattattttatttaaaaattaaaatttatatgaaaaacatttaattttttatttttttaaccttCCTTACAAGTAATATAGGTTTATTCCGTTTGCATAAATCAAGCTCATGAGTCATCTTTTgtacaaaaaggaaaaaaaaattgaccAAAGCCTATGGTTTTATTTCTTGTTagcataaataaattattattattattattattactatatatatatatatatatatatatatatatatatatatatgatgtgaaaataatttaattcactaATAGCTTGAATGCATGTGTATCAaacattgaatatatcaatatggTATGCTGATTGATTTCTAGAACAAACAATTGtagtaaaaattaaatatttatgtgaatttttaatttcattcaaataattttaattttattagtttaATTCTCATATTTTAACATTATATCCAAAATTAttgaatttatataatatatgtcAACCTTATCCTTTCTATgtttatttcaatttcaattatttataataattaggttaattagtattattattaatttcttaGCATATTTTTTCACATTATTTCTATAAAAGTAGCAAAAATTTTATTAGCATATGTtggcccttttttttttcttactacAAAATAGTAAAATGATTGACAAAATTTCCTATTAAAAATAGATCTATATGTATGTAAAAAATACAATTTTAtccatttattttaaatttaaggatTGGGATTGTTAATATTTATCACaacatttttatttgtactactATTTAAAGTGCGTGCGTTGCACGTGCATAAAatcgaaaaaataaaatataatattaaattatatatgtaaTTCATTATTTAAAATATACTATAAATATGATATATTTAGTTATATATAAATACATAATTCATtatgttaaaattatataatgtatctaaaaaattataaaataaatatgtataaaattaataattcttTTATTTGATAGAATTTAGTACTGTGTGATACAATATGATTCCAAGTGTAATTATTGATAAAGAAATAATTCTGTCAaaacaataaaatatatttaatctgGTGCACTTCAGCTCTAATATCAATTTTTTGTAGTCAATTcttattgattttatttttttatttagtttagaATAATAAATACCATGCATAATTTTACTCTCAatgctttaaaaaaataaaaaatataataattgtaataatatattatatttttaaaaaaattggtgctaaatataaagtaaaatttgaaatttgcaatcatttataaattaaatttaatttaggtTCAGGAATTAGATtaggaaaataaaattataaaaagaatAAAAGTTAAGAAAAATTACTATTCTTACATTTTTTACAATTtcattagaattttattttttagtatttaatttatgttagttaatatcttttataaataatataaaattatcaaagtattttaataagtttacaatATTTAGCTGGTAAGAAAATTCTAAGACTTATAAAAGATATTGAATATATAAAAAACACAATTTTATTAGAAttctattttaatatttaatttatattaattaatattggttataaataacataaaattaagagaatattttaatttattcacaattgtaataatataatatattttaaaactttttttataaaaatataaagtaaacttgaaaattgtaattatttaaatattaaatattttaataaatttaattttgattcagCAGTAGAAATTGAATTTAGATATttggaaaataaaattataaaaaagtaaGAATAGTGAAAAATAACTAATTCTACgattttttataatttcattaaaattttattttttaagaagtaatttatatgaattaatatcttttataaataaaataaatttataaaggtATTTTAATAGATTTACAATATCTAATTGGCAAGAAAATTTTAAGACGTATAAAatgtcttgaatatatataaaacataattttattaggattttatttttaatacttaatttatattaattaatatttattatgaataaaatattataaaattataagggTCTATTAGTCCGTTCAAAAGTTTAgcctctcatttatacatttatatatattaaccTTTGAAATACGTGCGTTGCATGTATATTGAAATAGTTTATAACATGTGTGTATTTTATTTACATAGAAAATAATTAACTATTAATTTAATTAcctcattaaaattttaaaatttttacaataGTTAATATTATAGTTCAATTAGTGCTATAATATATAGATATTTGAAATGttttcatattatttattttgttgTTAGAAAGTTTGTTCATATCTCcaataaaattgtaaaataattcttTTTTTGAGATATGATCATTTATTTTCTCTGACAGTGTTTTGTGAGTATTACTTTAAATTTTAAGcccattaatatatttaatattaaatgaTTAATAATGATACATTATCAACATTGATTACCTCTCATTTAATAATAAGTATTATGATTGATAATttattagaaaagaaaaaatgagaaAACCATCATACTCATTGAGAATTAAGAaaacttaaaatatataattgcTTGTGTGATTATTGACCCACAATCCTAATTGATTTGAAAGACTTTTTTCTAATCTGAGTgggaaaaatattttttcaatatGATGGAGATATATTTCTTATAtatagtagaactcttattttattattatttctaatTAGATTATGATTGGAGTGACAAACATTATAAATAAGAGTATTGTGAGAATGTTATTCAGCTTTGCCAATGGAAAGTGGCTTTGCCTATTGAAGAAAGTAGCTTTCAGATCATGAATGGAGCTATCGCCCATTATAGAGAGGGACTTTGCCCACTGCTAAGGAGTGGCTTTTACCCATTGAAGACAAGGCTTTTAGCTCATTGAGTGGGGTTGTCACCCATTGCAGGGAAGGCTTTGCAGCTAATTACTGAGGATTTAGCTTTACCTATTGATGAAGGGCTCTTACCCATTGCAATCCCATAGAGGAAGAAAGGCTTCGGCCTAAGGTAGAGAAGGGCATAGTCCTAGAAGAAGGAGTTATTGTCTTTTATAGTTGAAGACACCATTTGAGGTGGTTGTGTTGtaatagttaaaataataaatatattggttatgtctagaggagattgagatgattaactaatatatttactatgaacaGTTTTTGTGAGGGTTTTCTTGAGTGTGATTGGGTTAATAGGAAGTGATGCTATTGAAGTTCCTAGGATTTGGTCTTAATATTACGTAAGCCTACattaaagaaaaagaatgagGTGGGTGGCCTTCTAGCAAGCCATTTCGACGCTCAAGTCAAAGAACTGGGTATGAAAATATTGAAAGAACTATAATGAGATTTTGAGAATAAGAATATGCGTACCTTGTTTTTGGTTATTTAGTTGGTATTTATAGGCCTTCTAAGGAAATAGCTATTACTTTGTTTATGGAGATAATCTCAGCTGATATATTGAGATTGTCCTTATGAAATCCGCTCTTGCTTCATTATTGACGTGATATTGCTCGATACATGAGATCCAGTCTTGATTCTTGCTTAGTATATGAGATCCAGTCTTGCTTAATTACTAGCATGATTATTGTTCAGCACATCTTTTGTTCACCTTGTTGGGTGATTGAAGGTATTTTGTTCTGTCTTATTTCAGTCTCATGGTCCTTTGGCCAGTATTTGACCCTTTCGACTGC includes:
- the LOC131172927 gene encoding serine carboxypeptidase-like 40, whose protein sequence is MERNPCFLLVFFLILSCFVAESYGAKEGEVLGKFNKAKFSENSGIDKRPFEVIDLSQEEEITDANKQIVDTLFGINLSSVGGSKKNDRIQSLPGQPKVAFEQYGGYITVDKSAGRAYYYYFVEAKHSKESLPLLLWLNGGPGCSSLAYGAMEELGPFRVHSDGKTLYNNNFSWNEAANVLFLESPAGVGFSYSNRTSDYNDFGDRKTAADNYLFLRHWLKRFPEYKSRDLYISGESYAGHYVPQLAHTILYHNKKANQTIINLKGIAIGNAVINDETDNLGMYDYYGNHALTSPETVQKIHQYCNFSPDFVSKQSRECNLASGKADHDTADIDIYNIYWPLCHNGNLTAKPKQASLAYFDPCSDYYVHAYFNTPEVQEAMHANVTKLNHDWEPCSDILDSWKDSPSTVIPLLQEFMANGLRVWIYSGDTDGRVPVTSTQYSIAKMKLPTKTEWYPWYLNGEVGGYSQVYQGDLTFVTVRGAGHQVPSYQPERSLSMIKHFLSGIPLPKGSSSQRPFATVGLQQCTKL